A single genomic interval of Koleobacter methoxysyntrophicus harbors:
- the glgA gene encoding glycogen synthase GlgA, which yields MSIDRHYKVVFTAAEVSPFIKVGGLADVAGALPKALAAMGNEVRVVMPGYSGIGENVTTIMDFPVLMGERKETAIIREGKIEARLERGIKDVTVYFIDNYQYFRRENIYAYQDDAERFTFFCKALLELLPKINFQPDIVHCNDWHTGPIPFLIKEKYRDGFYKNTATIFTIHNLRYQGRFGKDILRFLEVGNEYFHPDRLEFYGDVSFMKAGILYSDIINTVSKRYTQEIKTPEFGEGMDGILRKRAADLYGIVNGINIHEFDPVTDPRIYKNYSADEPEDKKENKYALQREMGLPIIDIPVIGVVSRLVDQKGIDLILQAIDELMKLDIQLVILGAGDPYYEGALSDIKGRYPEKMGLFIGFNGILAQKIYAGADMFLMPSRFEPCGLGQLISMRYGTVPVVRATGGLADTVIDYNFETGNGSGFVFENYDAGAMINTLKRALKLYNEYPQRWHRLVKHIMKLDFSWYKAGSEYIELYEEAISRKKDFIRIA from the coding sequence ATGAGCATTGATAGGCATTATAAAGTTGTATTTACTGCTGCCGAAGTTTCTCCATTTATTAAAGTAGGTGGTCTTGCTGATGTAGCAGGAGCCCTTCCAAAAGCCCTGGCAGCTATGGGAAATGAAGTCAGGGTTGTCATGCCCGGATATAGCGGCATAGGTGAGAATGTAACAACCATTATGGATTTTCCGGTTCTGATGGGTGAGCGTAAAGAAACTGCTATAATAAGGGAGGGTAAAATTGAAGCCCGGCTGGAACGGGGAATAAAGGATGTAACTGTTTATTTTATAGATAATTACCAGTATTTCCGGCGTGAAAACATATATGCCTATCAGGATGATGCTGAGCGGTTTACTTTTTTCTGCAAAGCGTTACTGGAACTGCTGCCCAAGATTAATTTCCAGCCGGATATAGTTCACTGTAATGACTGGCATACCGGTCCCATACCATTTTTAATAAAAGAAAAATACAGGGATGGATTTTACAAAAATACGGCTACTATTTTCACCATCCATAACCTCCGCTATCAGGGCAGGTTCGGTAAGGATATATTAAGATTCCTTGAGGTGGGAAACGAATATTTTCATCCTGATAGGTTGGAGTTTTACGGAGATGTTAGCTTCATGAAAGCAGGGATTTTGTATTCAGATATAATAAATACCGTGAGTAAACGTTATACTCAAGAAATCAAAACCCCTGAATTCGGGGAAGGTATGGATGGGATTTTACGAAAGCGAGCAGCAGACCTTTACGGAATAGTTAATGGAATAAATATCCATGAATTTGATCCGGTAACAGACCCTAGAATATATAAAAACTACTCGGCAGACGAACCGGAAGATAAAAAGGAAAACAAATATGCCCTTCAAAGGGAGATGGGACTACCTATAATAGATATTCCTGTAATTGGGGTAGTTAGCCGTCTCGTAGACCAGAAGGGTATAGATTTAATTTTGCAGGCTATAGATGAATTAATGAAATTAGATATACAGCTGGTAATTCTGGGTGCAGGAGATCCCTATTATGAGGGAGCTTTATCTGATATTAAGGGAAGATATCCAGAAAAAATGGGGCTGTTCATAGGATTCAACGGCATTCTCGCCCAGAAGATCTATGCCGGGGCGGATATGTTTCTCATGCCCTCTCGTTTTGAACCCTGTGGCCTGGGTCAGCTAATCAGCATGAGATACGGCACTGTTCCTGTTGTAAGGGCTACGGGCGGGCTTGCCGATACCGTTATTGACTACAATTTCGAAACAGGGAACGGGAGCGGATTTGTTTTTGAAAATTACGATGCAGGAGCTATGATTAATACACTAAAAAGGGCATTAAAACTGTACAATGAATATCCTCAGCGGTGGCACCGATTAGTGAAACATATAATGAAGCTTGATTTTTCATGGTATAAGGCAGGTTCGGAATATATAGAGCTTTATGAAGAAGCAATAAGCAGGAAAAAGGATTTTATAAGGATAGCATAA
- the mgtE gene encoding magnesium transporter: MVFKDLTPEEVLNLIEENNENMLMEYLEEQHPADIAELLEKIPDEKRLYIFNSLPPDKAVLVLEELDYDLRFYILNNLPYKYMTHLLKEMSADEITDFLGELPAEFSQKWLDLLEIREREDIRNLLKYEENTAGGLMTLEYVAFPFGYKIRDVLEKLPEMAPDAETIYYIYVTDKEKHLKGVVSLRDLILADPELTLEDVMLTDVKKVDVNMDQEDVARVFEKYGFLGLPVVDKENRLLGIITVDDVMDVLEEEATEDILKLAGTDSRTDIEGISPWYRAYRRLPWLLIALFGEIISGAVISGFSKALEAVVALSFFIPVLMDMGGNVGTQSSAVVVRGIATNRINVRELWENIIREGFIGLILGSICGIIAALIAYLWQGIPALGLVVGISMTLTLTVAAVLGTFVPLTLNKLGKDPAVSSGPFVTTTLDIISLTVYFSSASLFIGYILQS; the protein is encoded by the coding sequence GTGGTTTTTAAAGATTTAACTCCAGAAGAAGTTCTAAACCTTATAGAAGAAAACAATGAAAATATGCTCATGGAATATCTGGAAGAGCAGCATCCTGCCGATATTGCAGAATTACTCGAAAAAATTCCTGATGAAAAAAGACTCTATATTTTTAATTCCCTCCCTCCTGATAAGGCAGTACTGGTACTTGAAGAACTGGATTATGATTTGCGGTTTTATATTTTAAACAACCTACCTTACAAATATATGACCCATCTCTTGAAAGAGATGTCTGCTGACGAAATTACGGATTTTCTAGGAGAACTACCTGCTGAATTTTCCCAAAAATGGCTTGACCTTCTTGAAATAAGAGAAAGGGAGGATATCCGGAACCTACTAAAATATGAGGAAAATACTGCAGGCGGCTTGATGACCCTTGAATATGTAGCTTTTCCCTTTGGCTATAAAATTCGAGATGTTTTGGAAAAACTCCCTGAAATGGCTCCTGATGCAGAAACCATCTATTATATTTATGTAACCGACAAAGAGAAGCACCTTAAAGGGGTTGTATCTCTACGGGACCTCATCCTGGCAGACCCCGAATTAACCCTCGAAGATGTAATGTTAACCGATGTGAAAAAAGTGGATGTAAACATGGACCAGGAAGACGTTGCCAGAGTTTTTGAAAAATATGGTTTTTTAGGGCTGCCTGTTGTCGATAAAGAGAACAGATTGCTTGGAATTATTACAGTAGATGATGTCATGGATGTGTTGGAAGAAGAGGCTACAGAAGATATCTTAAAGCTGGCAGGTACAGATTCTCGGACAGATATTGAAGGAATATCCCCGTGGTATAGGGCATACAGAAGACTGCCGTGGCTATTGATAGCCCTGTTCGGTGAAATTATTTCAGGAGCTGTTATTAGCGGGTTTTCAAAAGCCCTGGAAGCCGTAGTAGCCCTTTCATTTTTTATCCCTGTGTTGATGGATATGGGCGGAAACGTTGGAACCCAATCTTCGGCTGTTGTGGTTAGGGGGATAGCAACCAACCGGATTAATGTGAGAGAGTTATGGGAAAATATAATAAGAGAGGGGTTCATAGGCCTTATTTTAGGAAGTATATGCGGCATTATCGCAGCATTAATTGCATATCTCTGGCAGGGGATACCTGCCCTCGGGTTGGTAGTAGGTATTTCAATGACCCTTACCCTTACGGTAGCAGCGGTTTTAGGTACTTTTGTACCATTGACCTTAAATAAACTGGGTAAAGACCCGGCCGTTTCATCAGGGCCTTTTGTTACCACTACGTTAGATATCATAAGTCTTACAGTATATTTCAGTTCTGCGAGTTTATTTATAGGGTATATATTGCAGAGTTGA
- the mgtE gene encoding magnesium transporter, which produces MDKSNINLTKSIKAMLKRGKVAEIKELLLYLHPADIAELLVDIQNGSQKALFKLMDYEKAAEVLDELEPEIQIDLIDSLAEKEKAEILEKMSVDEIIDLLQELPESKVEKLLKKLPMDELEKVKGLLLLSRDSAGGIMTTDYVYIPEDTPVPEAINMVRKFGREAETIYYLYIVDRDHHLVGVLSLRELISARRDMIVKDIMHKKVVSVHVDDDQEDAARAIEKYSLLAIPVVDSDQRLMGIITVDDALDVLREETTEDIHKLAGITAEEDIILTGSPLKAAQKRLPWLLICLFGDLIAGSVIKGFESTLETVIALAFFIPVLMATGGNVGTQSLALAVRGLATGEITAGNFVSYIFQEAKAGLIVGIICGAILTIIALAWQGNPNLGLVVGAAMGVALTLAALIGMIIPMILNALKIDPAVASGPFITTVVDITTLMIYFSLATCFFNLV; this is translated from the coding sequence TTGGACAAAAGCAACATCAATTTAACAAAGAGCATAAAAGCCATGCTAAAAAGGGGTAAAGTGGCAGAAATAAAAGAACTGCTTTTATACCTCCATCCTGCCGATATAGCAGAGTTGCTGGTAGATATACAGAACGGCAGCCAAAAGGCCCTTTTTAAGCTAATGGATTATGAAAAAGCGGCAGAGGTCCTTGATGAGTTAGAACCTGAAATACAGATAGACCTTATAGATTCTCTTGCAGAAAAGGAAAAGGCAGAAATCCTTGAAAAGATGTCTGTGGATGAGATAATAGACCTGCTTCAGGAACTTCCCGAGTCAAAGGTAGAAAAGCTTTTAAAAAAGCTGCCAATGGATGAACTGGAAAAGGTAAAAGGCCTCCTCTTACTTTCCAGGGATAGTGCAGGGGGGATAATGACAACAGACTATGTCTACATCCCTGAGGATACTCCTGTCCCGGAAGCTATCAATATGGTAAGGAAATTCGGGCGTGAGGCTGAAACCATTTATTACCTTTATATTGTTGATCGTGACCATCATCTGGTTGGTGTCCTTTCCCTCAGGGAGCTGATTAGCGCCAGAAGAGATATGATAGTAAAGGATATAATGCATAAAAAAGTTGTGAGTGTCCATGTTGATGATGACCAGGAGGATGCTGCAAGGGCCATTGAAAAATATTCCCTTTTAGCTATCCCTGTAGTTGATTCTGACCAGAGGCTTATGGGAATTATTACAGTAGATGATGCCCTTGATGTCCTGAGGGAAGAAACTACAGAAGATATCCACAAACTGGCAGGTATAACGGCGGAAGAAGATATAATCCTAACGGGTTCCCCTTTAAAGGCTGCACAGAAACGCCTGCCGTGGCTCCTAATATGCCTGTTTGGTGATTTGATAGCAGGAAGTGTCATAAAGGGCTTTGAATCTACCTTGGAAACTGTGATAGCACTGGCTTTTTTTATCCCCGTACTGATGGCCACAGGGGGAAATGTGGGAACCCAATCCCTGGCTCTTGCTGTTAGGGGACTGGCAACGGGTGAGATTACTGCCGGAAATTTTGTTAGCTATATCTTTCAGGAGGCTAAGGCAGGCCTTATTGTCGGGATAATCTGCGGGGCCATTTTAACCATTATAGCTTTGGCGTGGCAGGGGAATCCCAATCTTGGGCTAGTTGTAGGTGCCGCCATGGGAGTTGCTCTGACATTAGCAGCATTAATCGGCATGATTATCCCTATGATATTGAATGCTTTGAAAATAGATCCTGCTGTAGCATCAGGTCCATTTATAACTACAGTGGTGGATATAACTACCCTCATGATCTATTTCAGTTTGGCTACATGTTTCTTTAATTTAGTATAG
- the uvrC gene encoding excinuclease ABC subunit UvrC, translating into MNIEETLKTIPSRPGVYIFKDRQGKVIYVGKAKSLKNRVRSYFISSNNSVKNEAIRNKLNDIEYIVTDTEVEALILECNLIKRYRPRYNILLKDDKNYPYIKITTDERFPRILIVRKMKNDKAKYFGPYTDMGAVKDTVKLIRRIFPVRNCKKSLEKVPLQERECLNYHIKRCGGPCQGYIDEERYNSHIKDVIMFLNGRYDVLGNRLVSEMEKAAEIQDFERAAELRDQVLAVQKMMEQQKIVSSEMIDQDVIGCAGDESNMCAALFFIRKGKLVGKETFFLTGTGTHELKDILGSFVKQFYASTTFIPREIILQDEMEDMELIGEWLSEKKGSRVNIKTPRRGEKRKLLEMVIQNARINLEHRISSIEKEREKNNIALEELKNWLDLDDIPYRIEAFDISNIQGHEPVASMVVFEGGEPKNIDYRRFKIKTVSGPDDFASIKEVVYRRFKRGLEERTFLKEEGINDKEGKFSTFPDLILIDGGKGQLNAAEETLKELGLKYIPAIGIAKEFEHIFLPGKSDPLILPSNSPALHLIQRIRDEAHRFAVTFHRELRGKRNLKSILDEIPGIGKVRKKALLKAFGSIKRIREASIEELKKVKGMNKKTAETVYEFFH; encoded by the coding sequence TTGAACATTGAAGAAACCCTTAAAACCATTCCTTCAAGACCCGGTGTCTATATTTTTAAGGACCGGCAGGGAAAGGTTATTTATGTAGGTAAAGCTAAATCTTTGAAAAACCGTGTCAGGTCGTACTTTATTTCTTCGAATAACTCGGTAAAGAATGAAGCCATTAGAAATAAACTCAATGATATTGAATATATTGTGACAGATACAGAAGTGGAGGCCTTAATCCTTGAATGCAACCTTATAAAAAGATACAGGCCTAGGTATAATATTCTCCTTAAGGATGATAAAAATTACCCGTACATCAAGATTACCACGGATGAGAGGTTTCCCAGGATTTTAATTGTTAGAAAAATGAAGAACGATAAGGCAAAATATTTCGGTCCCTATACGGATATGGGGGCGGTAAAGGATACTGTTAAACTGATAAGGAGAATATTCCCTGTAAGGAACTGCAAAAAAAGTCTCGAAAAGGTTCCACTGCAGGAAAGGGAATGCTTGAATTACCATATCAAGAGATGTGGAGGCCCCTGTCAGGGGTATATAGATGAAGAAAGGTATAACAGCCATATAAAAGATGTAATAATGTTCTTAAATGGCAGGTATGATGTGCTGGGAAACAGGCTTGTGTCGGAAATGGAAAAAGCTGCTGAAATTCAGGATTTTGAAAGGGCTGCTGAACTGAGGGATCAGGTATTAGCCGTACAAAAAATGATGGAACAGCAGAAAATAGTATCTTCAGAAATGATCGATCAGGATGTAATAGGGTGTGCCGGTGATGAATCTAATATGTGTGCAGCGCTATTTTTCATAAGAAAGGGGAAACTGGTCGGCAAAGAAACCTTTTTCCTTACGGGTACCGGGACCCATGAACTTAAGGATATACTCGGTTCCTTTGTAAAACAGTTTTATGCTAGTACAACTTTTATTCCGCGGGAAATCATCCTCCAGGACGAAATGGAGGATATGGAATTAATCGGGGAATGGCTGTCAGAAAAGAAGGGGAGCAGGGTTAATATTAAAACCCCTCGGCGGGGTGAGAAAAGGAAACTCCTTGAGATGGTAATTCAGAATGCCCGGATAAACCTGGAACACAGGATCAGCAGTATTGAAAAAGAAAGGGAAAAAAACAATATAGCTCTTGAAGAATTAAAGAATTGGCTGGATCTTGACGATATACCGTACAGGATAGAAGCCTTTGATATTTCAAATATACAGGGTCATGAACCGGTAGCATCTATGGTAGTTTTTGAAGGCGGAGAGCCTAAAAATATAGACTATCGGCGGTTTAAGATTAAAACCGTCAGCGGTCCTGATGATTTTGCCAGCATAAAGGAAGTAGTTTATAGGAGGTTTAAAAGGGGCCTTGAAGAAAGAACTTTTCTTAAAGAAGAGGGTATAAATGACAAAGAAGGCAAGTTTTCTACCTTCCCTGATCTAATACTTATAGATGGGGGCAAAGGCCAGTTAAATGCTGCCGAGGAAACATTGAAAGAACTGGGGCTTAAGTATATACCTGCTATAGGTATAGCAAAAGAATTCGAGCATATATTCCTGCCCGGTAAATCAGATCCTTTAATTTTACCTTCTAATTCTCCTGCCCTGCATCTTATTCAGAGAATAAGAGATGAAGCCCACAGATTTGCCGTAACCTTTCATAGGGAGTTGAGGGGAAAACGTAATCTTAAATCAATCCTTGACGAGATTCCGGGTATAGGAAAGGTTCGCAAAAAGGCCCTCTTAAAAGCCTTTGGTTCTATTAAGAGAATAAGAGAGGCTTCAATAGAAGAGCTGAAAAAGGTCAAAGGGATGAACAAAAAGACAGCAGAGACAGTATATGAGTTCTTTCATTAG
- a CDS encoding chromate transporter has protein sequence MQLIRLALSFAKAGLFTFGSGYAMLALLQKEIVEVNGWLTPEQFADVVSLSEITPGPITVNMATFVGYKIAGIPGSISATLGLIIGPIIIILIAAKYYLQFRNHPLIESAFKGLRPTVAALITTAVIKLGKTSFIDYRTILIFIIVLASVYILKINPIIMALLGILAGIIFF, from the coding sequence TTGCAGCTGATCAGGCTTGCCCTTTCCTTTGCTAAAGCCGGCCTTTTTACCTTCGGCAGCGGATATGCGATGCTTGCCCTCTTGCAAAAGGAAATAGTTGAAGTAAATGGATGGTTGACACCCGAGCAGTTTGCCGATGTTGTCTCATTATCTGAAATTACTCCAGGACCGATAACTGTCAATATGGCAACTTTTGTCGGCTATAAAATTGCAGGTATCCCCGGTTCAATATCAGCAACACTTGGTTTGATTATAGGCCCTATAATTATTATATTGATTGCAGCGAAGTACTATTTACAGTTTCGAAACCATCCATTGATAGAATCGGCATTTAAAGGTTTACGACCAACAGTTGCCGCTTTAATAACAACAGCTGTAATAAAATTAGGTAAGACATCCTTTATAGACTATAGAACTATACTTATATTCATTATTGTTTTGGCTAGCGTATACATCCTTAAAATAAACCCGATAATCATGGCATTGCTGGGAATACTTGCGGGGATTATATTTTTTTAG
- a CDS encoding cupin domain-containing protein: MKKTLIFSENQMEWQKHPQFPGVFVKPVLKGDEGYGFRTSFIKVVPGGEILPHTHDVTEVFYFYKGKALVLANGENIEVSAGDLIIAPAGEEHGTKNLSDEDVYLLANFEA; the protein is encoded by the coding sequence TTGAAAAAAACCTTAATTTTTTCCGAAAATCAGATGGAATGGCAGAAACACCCTCAATTTCCGGGAGTATTTGTAAAACCCGTGCTTAAAGGTGATGAAGGATATGGATTTAGAACTTCATTTATTAAAGTTGTACCCGGCGGTGAAATACTTCCCCATACCCATGATGTAACGGAGGTTTTTTATTTCTATAAGGGTAAAGCTCTTGTCCTTGCTAATGGGGAAAATATAGAAGTTTCTGCCGGAGACCTTATCATTGCCCCTGCCGGGGAGGAACACGGTACCAAAAATTTATCAGACGAGGATGTTTACCTGTTGGCAAATTTCGAGGCATAA
- the uvrA gene encoding excinuclease ABC subunit UvrA, with protein sequence MGQDKIIVKGAKEHNLKNIDVVIPRDKLVVLTGLSGSGKSSLAFDTIYAEGQRRYVESLSAYARQFLGQMDKPDVESIEGLSPAISIDQKTTSKNPRSTVGTVTEIYDYLRLLFARTGIPHCPECGREITQQTVDQIVDQVMSLKEGTRIQIMAPVVRGRKGEYVKLLEDIKKMGFVRVRVDGELRELEESISLEKNKKHTIEIIVDRLIVKPGIEQRLADSIETALTHADGIVIIHILGGEEMVFSQNFACIECGISLEELTPRMFSFNSPYGACPKCSGLGINMEIDPDLVIPDKRKAILDGAIAPWGNGNGYYMQVLQQVAGHYGFRLDVPVNELKPEFIEIILYGSKDKIKLKYESRDGGVYIHETRFEGVIKNLERRYKETNSSYIREEIEGYMSTKPCPVCNGDRLKKESLAVTVGGRSISHVTKMSIREALEFFENLKLTPKQQIIAKQILKEIKNRLKFLVDVGLDYLTLARSAGSLSGGESQRIRLATQIGSQLMGVLYILDEPSIGLHQRDNAKLLKTLKELRDLGNTLIVVEHDEDTIYSADHIIDIGPRAGAHGGRVVATGTVEDIMKCEESITGQYLKGVKKIEIPPKRRQPSGTWIEVKGAREHNLKNIDVRFPLGVFICVTGVSGSGKSTLVNEILHKGLAQSLHGAKSKPGEHDAILGVQYLEKVIGIDQSPIGRTPRSNPATYTGVFDGIREVFSMTPEARMRGYKPGRFSFNVKGGRCEACKGDGIIKIEMHFLPDVYIPCEVCKGKRYNRETLEVKYKGRNIADVLDMTVEEALEFFQNIPKIQRKLQTLMDVGLGYMKLGQSSTTLSGGEAQRIKLASELSRKSNGKTLYILDEPTTGLHFADIHKLLIVLNRLVDAGDTVLVIEHNLDVIKTADYIIDLGPEGGDRGGQVVTVGTPEEVAGVKSSYTGQFLKKILFPKKNKVMCG encoded by the coding sequence TTGGGTCAGGATAAGATAATCGTAAAAGGAGCAAAGGAACACAATCTTAAAAATATTGATGTGGTCATACCTAGGGATAAGCTGGTGGTTTTAACCGGGTTAAGCGGTTCGGGGAAATCATCCCTTGCCTTTGATACTATATATGCGGAAGGTCAGAGAAGATACGTAGAGTCCCTGTCGGCATATGCCAGGCAGTTTCTGGGACAGATGGACAAACCTGATGTAGAATCCATTGAAGGCCTTTCCCCGGCTATATCTATCGATCAGAAAACTACAAGCAAGAATCCACGTTCAACAGTGGGAACGGTAACGGAAATATATGATTACCTGCGGCTTCTCTTTGCGAGGACAGGGATACCCCATTGCCCTGAATGCGGAAGGGAGATTACCCAGCAAACCGTTGACCAGATAGTAGACCAGGTTATGTCACTGAAAGAAGGAACCAGAATACAAATCATGGCACCCGTAGTAAGGGGCAGAAAGGGGGAATATGTTAAACTCCTGGAAGATATAAAGAAAATGGGGTTTGTAAGGGTAAGGGTAGATGGTGAACTAAGAGAGCTGGAGGAAAGTATTTCCCTGGAGAAAAACAAAAAACATACGATTGAAATAATCGTAGACCGCCTTATTGTAAAGCCGGGAATTGAACAGAGGTTGGCGGATTCAATAGAAACGGCTTTGACCCATGCCGACGGCATAGTGATAATCCACATTTTAGGCGGAGAGGAAATGGTCTTCAGCCAGAATTTTGCCTGTATAGAATGCGGAATCAGCCTGGAGGAACTCACTCCCCGTATGTTTTCCTTTAACAGCCCCTATGGGGCATGTCCTAAGTGCAGCGGCCTGGGAATCAATATGGAAATAGACCCTGACCTGGTTATCCCCGATAAGAGGAAGGCAATCCTGGATGGAGCTATTGCACCCTGGGGGAACGGCAATGGGTATTATATGCAGGTCCTCCAGCAGGTAGCCGGGCACTACGGTTTCAGACTAGACGTTCCTGTAAATGAACTAAAACCCGAATTTATAGAGATTATTCTGTACGGGTCAAAGGATAAGATTAAGTTAAAATACGAGAGCCGTGACGGGGGAGTATATATCCATGAAACCAGATTCGAAGGGGTTATAAAAAACCTGGAGAGGCGTTATAAAGAAACTAATTCCAGTTATATAAGGGAAGAAATCGAGGGGTATATGAGCACCAAACCCTGCCCGGTATGTAACGGAGACAGATTGAAAAAGGAAAGCCTTGCGGTTACCGTCGGGGGAAGGTCTATTTCCCACGTAACGAAGATGTCAATTCGGGAAGCCCTTGAATTTTTCGAAAACCTCAAACTCACCCCAAAACAGCAGATTATAGCGAAACAGATATTAAAGGAGATAAAGAACAGGCTTAAGTTTCTGGTAGATGTGGGCCTTGATTATTTAACCCTGGCCCGTTCGGCAGGCAGCCTCTCAGGAGGCGAATCTCAAAGGATTCGCCTGGCTACCCAAATAGGGTCTCAGCTGATGGGGGTATTATATATCCTTGATGAACCCAGTATAGGCCTTCACCAGAGGGATAATGCAAAGCTGCTCAAAACCCTGAAGGAATTGAGAGACCTTGGGAATACCCTGATAGTTGTGGAACATGATGAGGATACTATTTATTCAGCAGACCATATCATTGATATCGGCCCTAGGGCAGGAGCCCACGGAGGCCGGGTTGTAGCAACGGGCACGGTAGAGGATATAATGAAATGTGAAGAATCTATAACAGGTCAATACCTTAAGGGTGTAAAGAAGATAGAAATTCCCCCAAAACGCCGTCAGCCTAGCGGCACCTGGATCGAGGTAAAAGGGGCCAGGGAACATAATCTGAAAAATATTGATGTCAGGTTCCCCTTAGGGGTCTTTATCTGTGTGACGGGGGTTTCAGGGTCAGGCAAGAGCACACTGGTTAATGAGATCCTTCATAAGGGCCTTGCACAGTCCCTCCACGGAGCAAAATCGAAACCCGGTGAACACGATGCCATACTTGGAGTTCAATACCTGGAAAAGGTCATAGGTATCGATCAGTCTCCTATAGGCCGAACCCCCCGTTCTAATCCCGCCACTTATACCGGTGTTTTTGATGGGATAAGGGAGGTTTTTTCCATGACCCCGGAAGCCAGAATGAGGGGATATAAACCCGGCAGATTCAGTTTCAATGTAAAGGGGGGGCGATGTGAAGCCTGCAAGGGAGACGGAATTATAAAAATTGAGATGCATTTCCTGCCTGATGTATATATTCCCTGTGAGGTATGTAAAGGGAAACGGTATAACAGGGAAACCCTGGAAGTAAAATACAAAGGCAGAAATATAGCCGATGTCCTGGATATGACGGTGGAAGAAGCCTTAGAGTTCTTTCAGAATATACCTAAAATACAGCGAAAACTTCAGACCCTCATGGATGTAGGCCTGGGATATATGAAACTGGGGCAGTCTTCAACAACCCTTTCGGGTGGAGAGGCTCAGAGGATCAAACTGGCATCAGAACTTTCAAGGAAAAGCAATGGTAAAACCCTCTATATTCTGGATGAACCTACTACAGGACTCCATTTTGCAGATATCCATAAGCTCCTGATAGTATTAAACCGTCTAGTCGATGCAGGGGATACGGTGCTGGTAATTGAACATAACCTGGATGTTATAAAAACTGCTGATTATATCATAGACCTAGGGCCGGAAGGCGGAGATAGAGGGGGGCAGGTTGTAACGGTGGGAACCCCTGAAGAGGTTGCAGGTGTTAAGTCTTCCTATACAGGCCAGTTTTTAAAGAAAATTTTGTTTCCTAAAAAAAACAAGGTAATGTGTGGTTGA